In uncultured Draconibacterium sp., one genomic interval encodes:
- a CDS encoding UvrD-helicase domain-containing protein, with protein sequence MLTVYKASAGSGKTFQLVVEYLKIILSNPYNYKHILAVTFTNKATNEMKSRILEQLHLLAIEKDSPYIEPLQKDNNYTEQFIRQRAKEVLKNILHDYNRFSINTIDSFTQKVIKSFNRELGISPNFTVELDNDLLLQEASDRLLARINDDKDLLKWLRDYSKEKIEANRSQRIDDDIQNLGKELFKESFQVFFPDEGESVYNRENLNEFGKELRQIIRQFEKGIKDKAQVLFNDIFSNGFSVDDFSYKKSGVAGYIQSLANGEIKEPGSRVIIACEDAEKWYSAKHKQAAEIHNLVDTKLQPGLISLVEFYTSNTIRYNTAQAALRQLRMLGILSDLKEEIKQIQQEKGALQLSDSNLLLSKIIGQSDSPFVYEKIGNYYKYFMLDEFQDTSGLQWKNFRPLLENSLAEGNANLIVGDVKQSIYRWRNSDWSILAEQLDAQFSPQQKQDFTLEKNWRSDKNIIAFNNAIFGELKTAFQDYLIGSLENREAYIQKFDHIYSSYQQEAGKIKDEATGFSQINFLPEDDFEETATEQLVEQVKYLQDQGIKARDIAILIRKNKEGGPIIEAFLAAAKLDENKKYNLSVLSNESLFLHASKAVLFVINTIELLIDPENKITQATMLHLWQSWLKPGLKTMGIPVHSNNGQSLLDFNDYSDWHLQPGFDEEFSTELAGKLEQVKRKVLLTSLDETITHICSLFGLFNFESELPFLQTLIDKAGELKISLSNDLSNLLYWWNEKGSNTSVNVNEEISSIRLMTVHKSKGLEFKAVLLPYLDWKTSWSGTTAPLLWCKPQSEPFNKFPLLPIQAGKHMETSEFAPMYFEEKMNYYIDTLNLVYVAFTRAASVLIANCPMPKESKNNSGSGKPIHYLLHKALANQSKQQEFADCFNEEQDRFEFGKIDLQQQDDDDQKAILIKQYNFNDISDKISLRLNGEDFLIKNEQHHSVKNTGKIIHDILSEIVLADDANTACLQALHDGKVSKEEFDEIQTNIQNNLQLPQVKKWFDGSYEVLNERDLLTSDKLLRPDRIMFSGDEAIVVDYKTGERQDKYLYQVKEYAKVLQNTGFSKVSGFLWYLHTGKLEKVCELE encoded by the coding sequence ATGCTTACAGTTTACAAAGCTTCTGCCGGATCGGGAAAAACCTTTCAACTGGTTGTTGAATACCTGAAAATTATCCTGAGCAATCCTTACAATTACAAACATATTCTGGCAGTAACTTTTACCAACAAGGCCACCAACGAAATGAAAAGCAGAATTCTCGAGCAACTGCATTTACTGGCCATCGAGAAGGACTCGCCATACATCGAACCACTACAGAAAGACAATAATTACACCGAACAATTTATACGGCAACGGGCCAAAGAAGTGCTCAAAAATATTCTGCACGACTACAATCGTTTCTCCATAAACACCATCGATTCGTTTACGCAAAAAGTGATCAAATCCTTTAACCGCGAGTTGGGTATTTCGCCTAATTTTACGGTGGAACTCGACAACGACCTGCTTTTACAGGAAGCTTCCGACCGTTTACTGGCCCGAATAAATGATGATAAAGACCTGTTAAAATGGCTGCGAGACTATAGTAAAGAAAAGATTGAAGCTAATCGCAGTCAACGTATCGACGACGACATACAGAACCTTGGAAAAGAGCTTTTTAAAGAATCGTTCCAGGTGTTTTTCCCTGATGAAGGAGAATCGGTTTATAACCGCGAAAACCTGAATGAATTTGGGAAAGAACTACGCCAAATTATACGGCAATTTGAAAAAGGAATAAAAGACAAAGCACAGGTTTTATTTAACGACATTTTTAGCAATGGTTTTTCGGTTGATGATTTCTCGTATAAAAAATCGGGAGTTGCCGGATACATCCAATCGCTTGCCAACGGCGAAATAAAAGAACCCGGCTCTCGTGTCATAATAGCTTGCGAAGATGCTGAAAAATGGTATTCCGCAAAACACAAACAAGCGGCAGAAATCCATAATTTGGTTGACACAAAACTTCAACCGGGATTAATTTCGCTTGTTGAGTTTTACACATCGAATACCATAAGGTACAACACCGCCCAGGCTGCGCTCCGGCAATTGAGAATGTTGGGAATCCTTAGCGATTTAAAGGAAGAAATAAAACAAATTCAACAGGAAAAAGGCGCCTTGCAACTTTCAGATTCCAACCTTTTGCTGAGCAAAATTATTGGGCAAAGCGATTCGCCTTTTGTGTACGAAAAAATTGGCAATTACTACAAATATTTTATGCTCGATGAGTTTCAGGACACCTCGGGTCTGCAGTGGAAAAACTTTAGACCGCTACTTGAAAACTCGCTGGCCGAAGGAAATGCCAACCTGATTGTGGGCGATGTAAAACAATCGATTTACCGCTGGCGTAACAGCGACTGGAGCATTTTGGCCGAGCAGCTTGATGCTCAGTTTTCACCGCAGCAAAAACAGGATTTTACCTTGGAGAAAAACTGGCGAAGTGATAAAAATATCATCGCTTTTAACAATGCCATTTTTGGCGAGCTAAAAACAGCTTTTCAAGATTACCTGATCGGTTCGCTTGAAAACCGCGAGGCTTACATTCAAAAGTTCGATCATATTTATTCGTCGTACCAACAGGAAGCCGGCAAGATTAAAGACGAAGCAACAGGTTTCTCTCAAATCAATTTCCTGCCTGAAGATGATTTTGAAGAAACAGCCACCGAACAGTTGGTTGAGCAGGTAAAATACCTGCAGGATCAGGGAATTAAAGCCCGGGACATTGCCATCTTAATTCGTAAAAACAAAGAGGGAGGCCCGATTATCGAAGCCTTTCTAGCGGCTGCAAAACTCGATGAGAATAAAAAGTATAACCTTTCAGTTCTGTCAAACGAATCGTTGTTTTTGCATGCCTCAAAAGCGGTTCTGTTTGTAATAAATACCATCGAGCTGTTGATCGATCCGGAAAATAAGATCACCCAAGCCACCATGCTACACCTGTGGCAAAGCTGGCTAAAACCCGGTTTAAAAACGATGGGCATTCCTGTTCATTCAAACAACGGACAAAGTCTGCTTGATTTTAACGATTACTCCGACTGGCACCTTCAACCCGGTTTTGACGAAGAATTCAGTACGGAATTAGCCGGCAAACTCGAGCAGGTAAAACGAAAAGTTTTGCTCACCTCGCTGGATGAAACCATTACACATATTTGTTCGCTTTTTGGCTTGTTCAATTTTGAATCGGAATTGCCATTTCTGCAAACACTGATTGACAAAGCGGGGGAACTAAAAATATCGCTATCGAACGATCTGTCGAACCTGTTGTACTGGTGGAATGAAAAGGGCAGCAACACATCGGTAAATGTAAACGAAGAAATAAGTTCGATTCGATTAATGACCGTGCACAAATCAAAAGGACTGGAGTTTAAAGCTGTTCTGCTCCCCTACCTCGACTGGAAAACCAGCTGGAGCGGCACAACGGCACCTTTGCTTTGGTGCAAGCCACAATCCGAACCGTTTAACAAATTTCCGTTACTACCTATTCAGGCCGGCAAACACATGGAAACATCGGAATTTGCGCCCATGTATTTCGAGGAAAAAATGAATTATTACATCGACACGCTGAACCTGGTTTATGTAGCTTTTACGCGTGCCGCTTCGGTACTGATCGCCAATTGCCCCATGCCAAAAGAGAGCAAAAATAATTCGGGCTCGGGCAAACCAATTCATTATCTATTACATAAAGCGCTGGCGAACCAAAGCAAGCAGCAGGAGTTTGCCGATTGTTTTAACGAAGAACAAGACCGTTTTGAATTTGGTAAAATTGACTTGCAACAACAGGATGACGACGACCAGAAAGCCATTCTGATTAAACAATACAACTTTAACGACATTTCGGATAAGATAAGTTTGCGATTGAATGGCGAAGATTTTTTAATTAAGAACGAACAGCATCATTCAGTAAAAAATACGGGAAAAATCATTCACGATATTTTATCAGAAATTGTTTTAGCCGACGATGCCAATACTGCTTGTTTACAGGCGCTACACGATGGCAAAGTGTCAAAAGAAGAGTTTGATGAAATTCAAACCAACATACAAAACAACCTTCAGCTACCGCAGGTTAAAAAGTGGTTTGATGGCAGCTACGAAGTGCTAAATGAACGTGACCTGCTAACTTCGGACAAATTGCTGCGCCCCGACCGGATAATGTTCTCGGGCGACGAAGCAATTGTTGTTGACTATAAAACCGGCGAGCGACAGGACAAGTACCTGTATCAGGTGAAAGAATATGCCAAAGTTTTGCAAAACACGGGTTTTTCGAAGGTTAGTGGTTTTTTGTGGTATCTGCACACCGGTAAACTCGAAAAAGTCTGTGAGTTAGAATAA
- the dapA gene encoding 4-hydroxy-tetrahydrodipicolinate synthase, producing MSRYFKGAGVALITPFTTNDQVDYKALETIIDNQVKGGMDYLVALGTTAETATLSNDEKAQVVELVKEKANGLPVVVGMGGNDTRTMCNQIDNFNFEGIDGILVVTPYYNKPSQEGMYRHYLEIAKASPVPVILYNVPSRTGVNLEATTVGRLAEASDKIVAIKEASGEHSQITKIGKYTPDDFTVISGDDLLAISIAAIGGQGVISVAANAYPEKISKMMHLALDNDFDGARKIHFELIEMFQLMFREGNPGGIKALMNIQGTIENILRLPLYKITDGLYKEIKERHKLIYG from the coding sequence ATGAGTCGATATTTCAAAGGCGCGGGGGTAGCGCTAATTACTCCGTTCACAACAAACGATCAGGTTGATTACAAAGCACTTGAAACCATAATCGATAACCAGGTAAAAGGTGGCATGGACTATTTGGTAGCTCTTGGTACCACTGCCGAAACCGCCACACTGAGCAACGATGAAAAAGCACAGGTGGTTGAACTGGTGAAGGAAAAAGCCAATGGTTTGCCGGTTGTTGTTGGAATGGGCGGAAACGACACCCGTACCATGTGTAACCAGATCGATAATTTTAATTTTGAAGGTATCGACGGAATTTTAGTTGTTACTCCTTACTACAACAAACCTTCGCAGGAAGGAATGTACCGCCATTATCTTGAAATTGCCAAAGCCAGTCCGGTTCCGGTTATTCTTTACAATGTACCGTCGCGTACAGGTGTAAATCTGGAAGCAACCACTGTTGGACGTTTGGCAGAAGCATCGGATAAAATTGTGGCCATTAAAGAAGCATCAGGCGAGCACTCGCAAATTACAAAAATCGGAAAATATACACCCGATGATTTTACTGTTATTTCGGGCGACGATTTGCTGGCGATTAGCATTGCTGCCATTGGCGGACAAGGCGTAATTTCAGTTGCTGCAAACGCTTATCCCGAGAAAATCAGCAAAATGATGCACCTGGCGCTTGACAATGACTTTGACGGAGCTCGAAAAATACATTTCGAACTAATTGAGATGTTCCAACTGATGTTCCGTGAAGGTAATCCGGGAGGAATTAAAGCGCTGATGAATATTCAGGGAACCATCGAAAATATCCTTCGTTTGCCGTTGTATAAGATTACCGATGGCCTTTACAAAGAAATAAAAGAACGCCACAAGCTGATATACGGTTAA
- a CDS encoding UDP-glucuronic acid decarboxylase family protein gives MKRILVTGGAGFVGSHLCERLLNDGNEVICLDNYFTGKKQKIIHLLENPYFELVRHDITQPFYIEVDEIYNLACPASPIQYQYNPIKTIKTSVMGAVNMLGLAKRIKAKILQASTSEVYGVPDIHPQTEEYWGHVNPIGVRSCYDEGKRCAESLFVNYHVQNDVLIKIIRIFNTYGPKMEPDDGRVVSNFIMQALQGKDITIFGDGQQTRSFQYVSDLIEGMIRMMKTDDDFIGPVNIGNPGEFTMLELASEIIDLTGSKSKIVHMPLPQDDPTQRQPDITLAKEKLGGWEPTIPLREGLTNTIAYFEQLLKEEGI, from the coding sequence ATGAAACGAATTTTGGTAACCGGAGGAGCAGGATTTGTCGGATCTCACCTTTGCGAAAGGCTGTTAAACGATGGCAATGAAGTAATTTGTCTCGACAATTATTTTACCGGCAAAAAGCAAAAGATTATTCATTTGCTTGAAAATCCTTACTTTGAGCTGGTACGGCACGATATTACACAGCCTTTTTACATCGAGGTGGATGAAATCTACAACCTGGCTTGTCCGGCGTCACCAATTCAATATCAGTACAATCCCATAAAAACGATCAAAACTTCGGTGATGGGTGCCGTAAATATGCTTGGTTTGGCGAAACGTATAAAGGCCAAAATCCTGCAGGCATCAACCAGCGAAGTTTATGGCGTGCCCGATATTCATCCGCAAACCGAAGAATACTGGGGGCATGTAAACCCCATCGGAGTTCGCTCGTGTTACGATGAAGGGAAACGTTGTGCCGAATCGCTGTTTGTGAATTACCACGTGCAGAACGACGTTTTGATAAAGATCATCCGTATTTTTAATACCTATGGCCCCAAAATGGAGCCGGATGACGGACGCGTTGTTTCGAACTTTATTATGCAGGCATTGCAGGGGAAAGACATTACCATTTTTGGTGATGGGCAACAAACACGAAGTTTTCAGTATGTAAGCGATTTAATAGAAGGAATGATCCGAATGATGAAAACCGACGATGATTTTATCGGGCCGGTAAACATTGGTAATCCGGGAGAATTTACCATGCTCGAACTGGCCAGTGAAATTATTGACCTTACCGGATCGAAATCAAAAATTGTTCACATGCCATTGCCACAAGACGACCCAACACAACGTCAACCGGATATTACTTTAGCAAAAGAGAAACTGGGTGGATGGGAACCTACCATTCCGCTTCGGGAAGGTTTAACAAATACGATTGCTTATTTTGAACAACTGCTGAAAGAAGAAGGCATTTAA
- a CDS encoding thioredoxin family protein, with protein sequence MAFTLEIGKKAIGFDLPATDGNSYSLESFKDSKFLVVFFTCNHCPYVINSDEVTRKTAERFKPLGVEFVGINSNSKNTYEEDDFDHMVERMKEHQFPWKYLYDESQEIALAYGALRTPHFYVFNENRELVYTGRGVDSPRDASKITVNDLANALEELTSGKSISVPVTNPIGCNVKWDGKEKHWMPADACDLVW encoded by the coding sequence ATGGCATTTACACTTGAAATTGGAAAAAAGGCAATCGGTTTTGATCTTCCGGCAACCGATGGGAACAGCTATTCATTGGAAAGTTTTAAGGACTCGAAATTTCTGGTGGTGTTTTTTACCTGCAATCACTGTCCTTATGTGATTAACAGCGATGAAGTTACCCGAAAAACAGCAGAGCGGTTCAAACCACTGGGTGTTGAGTTTGTTGGAATTAACTCGAACAGTAAAAATACTTACGAAGAGGATGATTTCGACCACATGGTGGAACGAATGAAGGAACACCAGTTTCCGTGGAAATATTTATACGATGAATCGCAGGAAATTGCGTTGGCTTACGGAGCTCTTCGTACACCGCATTTTTATGTTTTCAATGAAAACCGCGAACTGGTATACACCGGAAGGGGAGTTGACAGTCCGCGCGACGCCTCAAAAATTACGGTTAACGATCTGGCAAATGCCTTGGAAGAATTGACAAGTGGTAAAAGTATTTCTGTTCCGGTAACCAACCCGATTGGCTGCAATGTAAAATGGGATGGCAAAGAAAAACACTGGATGCCGGCTGATGCCTGCGATTTGGTTTGGTAG
- the ligA gene encoding NAD-dependent DNA ligase LigA, producing the protein MKNHLETFTISARMSSEQDLQRIKDLQAELAEHNYKYYVLAQPSISDFDFDMKLKELERLEKQYHITDPNSPTQRVGSDLSSDFIQVTHKYNMLSLSNAYSQEELKDFDSRIQKIIGTDDFEYVCELKFDGSSISLTYENGELVRAVTRGDGVKGDDVTANVRTIQSVPLKLRGNDFPDNFEIRGEILMPFDVFNNLNAELEKAGEPLLANPRNTAAGTLKMKNSSIVASRKLDAYLYYVLGENLPEDGHYESLQKAREWGFKISEHTQLCKNIDEVFAFIDKWDTERFNLPVATDGIVIKVNSRKLQNNLGFTAKSPRWAIAYKFKAESVATILKSVSYQVGRTGAVTPVANLEPVLIAGTIVKRASLHNADIINNLDLYIDDTVFVEKGGEIIPKITGVDPAKRHPMFQPVQFIESCPECGTKLIRKEGEAAHYCPNEDACPPQIKGKMEHFVSRKAMDIDGIGQETIELLYNEGLAKNITQLYQLQKEQLRNLERMADKSAQRILDGLEASKQVPFERVLFALGIRFVGETVAKTLVKKLHTIENIQQQTKDQLVEIDEIGDRIAESVVEWFSNEEHLQFIENLKEYGIQFAISEDQLEGQTNKLEGLSIVISGTFEQHSRDELKKLIEQNGGKNVGSISKKTSYMLAGSNVGPSKLQKVEKLGIPMISEEDFLKMIE; encoded by the coding sequence TTGAAAAATCATCTTGAAACATTTACAATTAGTGCACGAATGAGCAGCGAACAGGATTTACAACGAATTAAAGATTTGCAGGCCGAACTGGCCGAACACAACTATAAATACTACGTTTTAGCGCAACCATCAATTAGCGATTTTGATTTCGATATGAAATTAAAAGAGCTGGAGCGCCTGGAGAAACAATACCATATTACTGACCCAAACTCACCAACACAGCGTGTGGGAAGCGATTTGAGTTCCGATTTTATTCAGGTTACGCATAAGTATAATATGTTGTCGTTATCGAATGCTTACTCGCAGGAAGAGCTAAAAGATTTCGACAGCCGTATTCAGAAAATTATTGGTACTGATGATTTTGAATATGTTTGTGAGTTAAAATTTGATGGCTCATCAATTAGTCTGACATACGAAAATGGAGAACTGGTACGAGCGGTTACGCGTGGCGATGGTGTAAAAGGTGACGATGTAACGGCTAATGTGCGCACCATTCAATCGGTACCTTTAAAATTGCGCGGAAACGATTTCCCGGACAATTTTGAGATTCGTGGCGAAATATTAATGCCTTTTGATGTTTTCAATAATTTGAATGCAGAACTGGAAAAAGCCGGCGAACCTTTACTGGCTAACCCACGAAATACAGCTGCCGGAACACTGAAAATGAAAAACTCTTCGATTGTAGCTTCCCGAAAACTGGATGCCTACCTGTATTATGTGCTAGGCGAAAATTTGCCGGAAGACGGCCATTACGAAAGCCTGCAAAAAGCACGTGAATGGGGCTTTAAAATTTCGGAGCACACGCAGTTGTGTAAAAATATTGATGAAGTGTTCGCTTTTATCGACAAGTGGGATACCGAACGTTTTAACCTGCCGGTGGCCACCGACGGAATTGTGATAAAAGTAAACTCGCGCAAACTGCAAAACAACCTTGGTTTTACCGCCAAGTCGCCACGCTGGGCAATTGCCTACAAGTTTAAAGCCGAAAGTGTTGCTACTATTCTAAAATCGGTTTCGTACCAGGTAGGACGAACAGGTGCCGTTACGCCGGTGGCCAATCTCGAGCCGGTTCTTATTGCCGGAACCATTGTGAAACGGGCGTCGCTGCACAATGCCGATATTATCAACAACCTGGATCTGTACATCGACGACACGGTTTTTGTGGAAAAAGGAGGCGAGATCATTCCCAAAATTACCGGTGTTGATCCGGCCAAACGACATCCGATGTTTCAGCCTGTGCAGTTTATTGAGTCGTGCCCGGAGTGCGGAACAAAACTGATCAGAAAAGAAGGTGAAGCCGCCCATTATTGTCCGAACGAAGATGCCTGCCCGCCACAAATAAAAGGCAAAATGGAACACTTTGTGAGCCGTAAAGCCATGGATATTGATGGTATTGGACAGGAAACGATTGAGCTGCTGTACAACGAAGGACTGGCTAAAAATATTACCCAACTCTACCAGTTACAAAAGGAACAGTTGCGAAACCTTGAACGTATGGCGGATAAATCGGCCCAACGAATTCTTGATGGTTTGGAAGCTTCAAAACAAGTTCCGTTCGAGCGGGTACTTTTTGCGCTCGGAATTCGTTTTGTTGGAGAAACAGTTGCAAAAACGCTGGTAAAAAAGCTGCATACCATTGAAAATATTCAGCAGCAAACAAAGGATCAGTTGGTTGAAATTGATGAAATTGGCGACCGCATTGCGGAAAGTGTTGTGGAATGGTTTTCGAACGAAGAGCATTTACAATTTATCGAAAACCTGAAGGAATACGGCATTCAGTTTGCAATCAGCGAAGATCAGCTGGAAGGGCAAACCAACAAACTGGAAGGGTTGAGCATAGTTATTTCGGGTACTTTCGAGCAACATTCGCGCGATGAACTAAAAAAACTGATCGAGCAAAACGGAGGAAAAAATGTGGGCTCCATCTCGAAAAAAACAAGCTATATGCTGGCCGGAAGTAATGTAGGCCCCAGTAAACTTCAAAAAGTTGAAAAGCTGGGTATCCCAATGATCAGCGAGGAAGATTTTCTGAAAATGATAGAATAG
- a CDS encoding DNA topoisomerase 3 — protein sequence MIVCIAEKPSVAKEIAQVIGAGSRRDGYYEGNGYQVTWTFGHFCTLWPPEDYDAKWKRWDLQTLPMLPKRFETKVMTGDGGVTKQFNTIKTLLDKADQVINCGDAGQEGELIQRWVMKEAGYKGEVKRLWISSLTNEAIKTGFQKLVPAEKFDNLYYAGSSRAIGDWLLGMNATRLYTLKYGGYKQVLSIGRVQTPTLAMLVTRHYEIENFKPEPYWELQTTYRETVFSNTEGKFFKKEDGEKLLNQVLDKDLYITDIEKKDGKEYAPKLFDLTSLQVHCNTRFGLTADETLKTVQRLYEMKVVTYPRVDTTFLPNDQYPKIPGILKGLKSYSELAQPLLAKKIRKSTKVFNDKKVTDHHAIIPTGEEKLLGGNEKKVYDAIARRFLAAFYPDCKVAKTQVKAEVDTVQFVATGKLILQPGWRVVFQDENSKSGDGDTILPAFEKGEHGPHEPSFTEKETKPPRYYTEASLLRAMETAGKNVDDDELRDLMKANGIGRPSTRAAIIETLFRRKYIERQKKQIHPTKMGIQLIDIIHNELLKSAELTGQWEKRLRDIEQGEYSASKFIYEMKRMVYDLVVEVMRDRSSVKLAAPEPEKREKSKRAKAKGQKAVDNGSAEMTCPKCSEGKVLKGKNAYGCNRWKEGCDFRLPFVFMAKKLTDKQVERLLKKGATTKLKGFKMGDKKVDGILQLTSDCNVEFVDKPSAEKKPVDSTPKCPKCGGTIIKGKTAYGCSNWKEGCDFKFTFDAIREKAAGRELTKELVLEIIQG from the coding sequence ATGATTGTTTGTATTGCAGAGAAACCGAGTGTTGCCAAAGAAATTGCCCAGGTGATTGGGGCAGGATCGCGAAGAGATGGTTATTACGAAGGGAATGGTTACCAGGTAACCTGGACTTTTGGCCATTTTTGTACGCTCTGGCCACCCGAGGACTACGATGCCAAATGGAAACGTTGGGATTTGCAAACACTGCCCATGTTGCCCAAACGTTTCGAAACCAAGGTGATGACAGGCGATGGAGGGGTAACCAAACAATTTAATACCATTAAAACCTTATTGGATAAAGCTGACCAGGTAATTAACTGTGGTGATGCCGGACAAGAGGGAGAGCTTATCCAACGCTGGGTAATGAAAGAGGCCGGTTACAAAGGGGAAGTGAAACGTTTGTGGATTTCGTCGCTGACGAACGAGGCAATAAAAACCGGGTTTCAGAAGCTGGTACCAGCCGAAAAATTTGATAACCTGTATTATGCCGGCAGTTCGCGGGCTATTGGCGACTGGTTGCTGGGAATGAACGCTACACGTTTGTACACACTGAAATATGGTGGATACAAGCAGGTTTTGTCTATTGGACGTGTGCAAACCCCAACGCTGGCGATGCTGGTAACGCGCCATTACGAAATCGAGAATTTCAAACCTGAACCCTACTGGGAGTTGCAAACCACATACCGCGAAACGGTTTTTAGCAATACCGAAGGAAAGTTTTTCAAGAAGGAAGATGGTGAAAAACTGCTGAACCAGGTTTTGGATAAGGACTTGTACATTACTGATATTGAAAAGAAAGACGGAAAAGAATATGCACCGAAACTTTTCGACCTCACCAGTTTGCAGGTGCATTGTAATACGCGTTTTGGATTAACGGCGGATGAAACCTTAAAAACTGTACAGCGTTTGTACGAAATGAAAGTGGTTACCTATCCGCGTGTTGATACCACCTTTTTGCCCAACGATCAGTATCCAAAAATACCAGGGATTTTAAAGGGGCTAAAAAGTTATAGCGAGTTGGCACAGCCATTGCTGGCAAAGAAAATCCGGAAGTCGACTAAAGTTTTTAACGATAAAAAGGTTACCGATCACCATGCTATTATTCCTACCGGAGAAGAGAAATTGCTGGGCGGTAACGAAAAAAAGGTTTACGATGCCATTGCACGACGTTTTTTAGCCGCGTTTTACCCCGATTGTAAAGTGGCCAAAACCCAGGTGAAAGCCGAAGTTGATACGGTGCAATTTGTGGCCACCGGAAAACTAATTCTGCAACCCGGGTGGCGTGTTGTTTTTCAGGATGAAAATAGCAAAAGTGGCGATGGCGACACGATTCTTCCGGCATTTGAAAAAGGAGAACATGGTCCGCACGAGCCGTCATTTACCGAAAAGGAAACCAAACCACCACGTTATTACACCGAAGCTTCGTTGCTACGTGCCATGGAAACTGCAGGGAAAAATGTGGATGACGATGAGTTGCGCGACCTGATGAAAGCGAATGGAATCGGGCGTCCGTCGACACGTGCTGCAATTATCGAAACCTTGTTCCGACGCAAATACATTGAGCGACAGAAAAAGCAAATTCACCCAACTAAAATGGGAATTCAGTTGATTGATATTATTCATAATGAACTATTAAAATCGGCAGAATTAACCGGACAATGGGAAAAACGGTTGCGTGACATTGAGCAGGGAGAATACAGCGCTTCGAAGTTTATTTACGAGATGAAACGTATGGTTTACGATCTGGTTGTTGAAGTGATGCGCGATCGCAGTTCGGTAAAACTGGCTGCTCCCGAACCGGAAAAAAGGGAAAAAAGCAAAAGGGCAAAGGCAAAAGGGCAAAAGGCAGTTGATAACGGCAGTGCAGAAATGACTTGTCCGAAATGCTCGGAAGGAAAAGTGCTGAAAGGCAAAAATGCTTATGGTTGCAACCGTTGGAAAGAAGGTTGTGATTTCAGACTTCCATTTGTTTTTATGGCGAAAAAGCTCACCGATAAACAAGTTGAACGTTTGTTGAAAAAAGGAGCCACCACAAAACTCAAAGGATTTAAAATGGGGGATAAAAAGGTGGACGGTATTCTGCAGCTTACCTCGGATTGTAATGTAGAGTTTGTGGATAAACCTTCGGCTGAAAAGAAACCAGTTGATTCAACGCCCAAATGCCCCAAATGTGGCGGAACAATTATAAAAGGAAAAACGGCCTACGGTTGCAGCAACTGGAAAGAGGGCTGCGATTTTAAATTCACCTTCGATGCTATTCGCGAAAAGGCTGCAGGACGCGAACTGACAAAAGAGCTGGTGCTGGAAATTATACAGGGTTAA